A window from Citrus sinensis cultivar Valencia sweet orange chromosome 3, DVS_A1.0, whole genome shotgun sequence encodes these proteins:
- the LOC102619007 gene encoding uncharacterized protein LOC102619007 isoform X1, producing MEGLIKGLVDVALGGGRDRDDREEEQRSRDERSRSSWAEVVSGDQDRDAQERRRHSQHNNQWSVQEESQVWQDEGSRPSRRPQKAVDEGHEKNEGFNWNQNNWNREEKREDNNDGWETVGRKPPRRQHKIQKEQWNGYKKPPNEQEYSNDVQIDDTLEPSEEELADLSQGCYRLWELDSNRLVPGKDYEIDCGDGKKAYQKDDMAQGSLFSWLSDDVFRKPTYSRFCSLLDNYNPNAGHKEVVTSEEKQEQAAFIEEISRTAPIKYLHKYLSAKGIVSGNYQDFKRTISSLWFDLYGRGGTSSCSSAFEHVFVGEIKQAGEQEVSGFHNWLQFCLEEAKGNVDYQGYIFPRRRGQVPDSETQLLTVQFEWNGILKSVSTTLVGVSPEFEIALYTLCFFVGGEDNYVQLGPYPVNIKCYRFGDRIGSVFPIAEN from the exons ATGGAGGGTCTGATCAAGGGCTTAGTCGACGTGGCACTCGGTGGTGGCCGCGATCGCGACGACAGAGAGGAAGAACAACGGTCCCGAGATGAACGGTCCAGATCCAGTTGGGCGGAG GTGGTGTCGGGAGATCAGGATCGAGACGCTCAAGAAAGACGCCGCCACAGTCAGCATAATAATCAGTGGAGCGTTCAG GAGGAAAGTCAAGTCTGGCAGGACGAAGGTTCGAGACCTTCAAGGCGACCTCAgaag GCTGTAGATGAAGGGCACGAGAAGAATGAAGGTTTTAATTGGAACCAGAACAACTGGAACAGAGAG GAGAAAAGAGAGGATAACAATGATGGCTGGGAGACTGTTGGCAGGAAGCCTCCAAGGCGACAACACAAG ATTCAGAAGGAACAATGGAATGGGTACAAAAAGCCTCCTAATGAGCAAGAGTACTCTAATGACGTTCAAATTGATGATACCTTAGAACCCTCAGAAGAAGAGCTTGCTGACCTGTCACAAGGCTGCTATAGGCTCTGGGAACTTGATTCAAATCGTCTGGTACCTGGCAAGGACTATGAGATTGACTGTGGTGACGGGAAGAAGGCTTACCAAAAGGATGATATGGCACAAGGAAGCCTGTTCAGTTGGCTTAGTGATGACGTATTCAGGAAGCCTACTTATTCTCGGTTCTGTTCACTTTTAGATAATTACAATCCAAATGCAGGACACAAAGAAGTTGTCACATCTGAAGAGAAGCAGGAGCAAGCTGCTTTCATTGAAGAAATCAGTAGAACTGCACCAATTAAATATCTTCATAAGTATCTCTCAGCCAAGGGCATTGTATCTGGGAATTATCAAGATTTTAAAAGAACAATCAGCAGTCTCTGGTTTGATCTTTATGGCCGAGGTGGTACATCCAGTTGCTCTTCTGCTTTTGAGCATGTTTTTGTTGGGGAAATCAAACAAGCTGGTGAACAAGAAGTTTCTGGCTTCCATAACTGGCTTCAg TTTTGCCTTGAAGAAGCAAAAGGAAATGTTGATTACCAAGGATATATATTCCCCCGACGTCGCGGACAAGTC CCGGACTCTGAAACGCAGTTGCTAACAGTTCAGTTTGAATGGAACGGCATTCTCAAATCTGTATCAACCACTTTGGTTGGAGTGAGTCCGGAGTTTGAAATTGCTTTGTACACCCTATGTTTCTTCGTTGGTGGAGAAGATAACTATGTACAGCTGGGTCCATACCCTGTTAATATCAAGTGCTACCGATTCGGAGACAGAATTGGTTCCGTCTTTCCTATTGCAGAGAATTGA
- the LOC102619007 gene encoding uncharacterized protein LOC102619007 isoform X2: protein MRKQEESQVWQDEGSRPSRRPQKAVDEGHEKNEGFNWNQNNWNREEKREDNNDGWETVGRKPPRRQHKIQKEQWNGYKKPPNEQEYSNDVQIDDTLEPSEEELADLSQGCYRLWELDSNRLVPGKDYEIDCGDGKKAYQKDDMAQGSLFSWLSDDVFRKPTYSRFCSLLDNYNPNAGHKEVVTSEEKQEQAAFIEEISRTAPIKYLHKYLSAKGIVSGNYQDFKRTISSLWFDLYGRGGTSSCSSAFEHVFVGEIKQAGEQEVSGFHNWLQFCLEEAKGNVDYQGYIFPRRRGQVPDSETQLLTVQFEWNGILKSVSTTLVGVSPEFEIALYTLCFFVGGEDNYVQLGPYPVNIKCYRFGDRIGSVFPIAEN, encoded by the exons ATGCGAAAGCAGGAGGAAAGTCAAGTCTGGCAGGACGAAGGTTCGAGACCTTCAAGGCGACCTCAgaag GCTGTAGATGAAGGGCACGAGAAGAATGAAGGTTTTAATTGGAACCAGAACAACTGGAACAGAGAG GAGAAAAGAGAGGATAACAATGATGGCTGGGAGACTGTTGGCAGGAAGCCTCCAAGGCGACAACACAAG ATTCAGAAGGAACAATGGAATGGGTACAAAAAGCCTCCTAATGAGCAAGAGTACTCTAATGACGTTCAAATTGATGATACCTTAGAACCCTCAGAAGAAGAGCTTGCTGACCTGTCACAAGGCTGCTATAGGCTCTGGGAACTTGATTCAAATCGTCTGGTACCTGGCAAGGACTATGAGATTGACTGTGGTGACGGGAAGAAGGCTTACCAAAAGGATGATATGGCACAAGGAAGCCTGTTCAGTTGGCTTAGTGATGACGTATTCAGGAAGCCTACTTATTCTCGGTTCTGTTCACTTTTAGATAATTACAATCCAAATGCAGGACACAAAGAAGTTGTCACATCTGAAGAGAAGCAGGAGCAAGCTGCTTTCATTGAAGAAATCAGTAGAACTGCACCAATTAAATATCTTCATAAGTATCTCTCAGCCAAGGGCATTGTATCTGGGAATTATCAAGATTTTAAAAGAACAATCAGCAGTCTCTGGTTTGATCTTTATGGCCGAGGTGGTACATCCAGTTGCTCTTCTGCTTTTGAGCATGTTTTTGTTGGGGAAATCAAACAAGCTGGTGAACAAGAAGTTTCTGGCTTCCATAACTGGCTTCAg TTTTGCCTTGAAGAAGCAAAAGGAAATGTTGATTACCAAGGATATATATTCCCCCGACGTCGCGGACAAGTC CCGGACTCTGAAACGCAGTTGCTAACAGTTCAGTTTGAATGGAACGGCATTCTCAAATCTGTATCAACCACTTTGGTTGGAGTGAGTCCGGAGTTTGAAATTGCTTTGTACACCCTATGTTTCTTCGTTGGTGGAGAAGATAACTATGTACAGCTGGGTCCATACCCTGTTAATATCAAGTGCTACCGATTCGGAGACAGAATTGGTTCCGTCTTTCCTATTGCAGAGAATTGA
- the LOC102577989 gene encoding beta-amylase 3, chloroplastic: protein MALTLRSSTSFINLNDTKTIKTPDEFSSPTTCFAKIKPSRRLRAKSSMQEAQLCRDKHSTMGGIIRKSEKREMVHELASPPHNHHRNKVPVFVMLPLDTLSNSGHLNKPRAMNASLMALKSAGVEGVMVDAWWGLVEKDGPLNYNWEGYAELIQMVKKHGLKLQVVMSFHQCGGNVGDSCTIPLPPWVLEEISKNPDLVYTDKSGRRNPEYISLGCDTIPLLRGRTPIQVYSDYMRSFRDRFRDYLGDVVQEIQVGLGPCGELRYPAYPESNGTWKFPGIGEFQCYDKYMRASLKASAEASSNEDWGRSGPHDSGQYNQFPEDTGFFRRDGTWNSEYGRFFMEWYSGKLIQHGDRILAAAKEIFQGTGSKLSGKVAGIHWHYRSRSHAAELTAGYYNTRYCDGYIPIARMLAKHGAILNFTCMEMRDREQPGNANCSPEGLVQQVKMATRTAGVELAGENALERYDADAYAQVLATSNLDAGNGLGAFTYLRMHKKLFESDNWRNLVEFVQRMSSEGRRPRLPEWDSTGSDLYVGFVKGKNGKKTKEAAVV from the exons ATGGCCTTAACACTACGttcttcaacttcttttaTCAACTTAAATGACACCAAAACCATCAAAACACCCGACGAATTCTCATCACCCACTACTTGTTTTGCCAAAATCAAGCCTTCACGCCGTCTCCGGGCTAAGAGTTCAATGCAAGAAGCTCAGCTCTGTCGTGACAAACATTCAACAATGGGAGGAATTATTAGGAAGAGTGAGAAAAGAGAGATGGTTCATGAGCTCGCGAGTCCTCCTCACAATCATCATAGAAATAAGGTGCCTGTGTTTGTGATGTTGCCACTGGACACGCTGTCAAACTCGGGGCACTTGAATAAGCCTAGAGCTATGAATGCTAGTTTGATGGCGTTGAAAAGTGCCGGTGTTGAAGGAGTAATGGTTGATGCTTGGTGGGGTTTGGTTGAGAAAGATGGACCTCTCAATTATAACTGGGAAGGCTATGCTGAGTTGATTCAAATGGTGAAAAAGCATGGCTTGAAGCTACAAGTTGTTATGTCGTTTCATCAGTGTGGTGGAAATGTTGGAGACTCCTGCAC TATTCCGCTACCTCCATGGGTGCTTGAAGAAATCAGCAAGAATCCTGACCTGGTGTACACAGACAAGTCAGGGAGAAGGAATCCAGAGTACATCTCGTTGGGTTGTGATACAATACCGTTGCTCAGAGGAAGAACACCGATTCAGGTCTACTCAGATTACATGAGGAGCTTCCGGGACAGATTCAGAGATTACTTGGGTGATGTTGTACAG GAAATTCAAGTGGGCTTGGGTCCTTGCGGGGAGCTGAGATACCCAGCTTATCCAGAAAGCAATGGGACCTGGAAGTTTCCAGGGATTGGAGAATTCCAATGCTATGACAAG TATATGAGAGCTTCACTGAAAGCATCAGCAGAGGCATCTAGTAATGAGGACTGGGGAAGGAGTGGGCCTCATGATTCTGGCCAGTATAATCAATTTCCTGAAGATACAGGGTTTTTCCGGAGAGATGGTACCTGGAACTCTGAGTATGGACGGTTCTTCATGGAATGGTACTCTGGAAAGCTAATACAACATGGTGATCGAATTCTAGCAGCTGCCAAGGAAATATTCCAAGGAACTGGCTCAAAACTCTCTGGAAAAGTAGCCGGAATTCACTGGCACTACAGATCGAGGTCCCATGCGGCTGAATTGACAGCCGGATACTACAATACTAGGTATTGTGATGGTTACATACCAATAGCACGAATGCTGGCTAAACATGGAGCTATATTAAACTTCACCTGCATGGAAATGAGAGACAGAGAACAGCCTGGTAATGCGAACTGCTCACCAGAAGGATTAGTTCAGCAAGTAAAGATGGCAACAAGGACAGCTGGAGTAGAACTTGCCGGGGAGAATGCACTGGAGAGATATGATGCAGATGCATATGCACAAGTTCTGGCAACCAGCAATTTAGATGCTGGCAACGGGTTGGGTGCATTTACATATCTAAGAATGCACAAGAAATTGTTCGAGAGTGACAACTGGAGAAACTTGGTAGAGTTTGTGCAAAGAATGTCATCGGAAGGCAGGAGGCCAAGACTTCCAGAGTGGGACTCAACTGGAAGTGACCTTTATGTTGGCTTTGTTAAAGGGAAGAATGGGAAGAAAACCAAGGAAGCTGCTGTTGTGTAA
- the LOC102619502 gene encoding uncharacterized protein LOC102619502, with protein MEKRFSLIQTIATAAAFSAVTAWYGFMFGRESARKDLEHLIEDLKRGNSPPPHS; from the exons atggaaaaaaggtTCAGTCTGATTCAAACGATTGCCACTGCAGCTGCGTTTTCCGCTGTTACGGCATG GTACGGATTCATGTTTGGAAGAGAATCCGCTCGCAAGGACCTGGAGCACTTAATCGAAGATCTTAAACGAGGAAATTCGCCTCCTCCTCATTCCTGA